The Salvelinus alpinus chromosome 25, SLU_Salpinus.1, whole genome shotgun sequence genomic sequence gccgaagcaagtctcttcttattggtgtcctttagtagtggtttatttgcagcaatttgaccacaaaggcctgattcacacagtctcctcgtaACTGTTGATGTTTCTGTTACCTGAActctaaagcatttatttgggctgcaatctaaggtgcagttaactgtaatgaacttatcctctgctgcagaggtaactctgggtcttcctttcctgtgacggtcctcatgagagcaatTTTCATCTTGGTGCTTGagggtttttgcaactgcacttgaagaaactttcaaagttcttaacattttccggattgactgaccttcatgtctcaaagtaatgatgaactgtcgtttctctttgcttatttgagctgttcttgccataatatggacttgatcttttgccaaatagggctatcttctgtataccacaactgattgtctcaaacgcattaaaagggaaagaaattccacatattaaggcacacctgttaattgaaatgctttccaggtgactacctcatgaagctggttgagagaatgccaagagtgtgcaaagctgtcaaggcaaagagtggctactttgaaaaatctattttgaattgaataacttttttttagcttactacatgattccatatgtgtctcatagttttgatgtcttcattattctacaatgtagaaaatagtaacaaaaaaaagaaacccttaaatgagtaggtgtgtcaacttttgactggttgtgTGTGGACCtcattactttttccacattttgttacgttacagccttattctaaaattgattaaatacaaatcatcaatctacacacaataccccataatgacaaatcgaaaagttattttagaaatgtttgctaacttATTACAACTAAACATAAGGTATTTATTTACAAATGTATCAGTcccattgctatgagactcaagtGAGCTTAGgtaaatcctgtttccattgatcatccttgatgtttctacaacttggagtccaccagtggtaaattgatttggaaaggcacacacctgtctatataaggtcccactgttgatagtacatgtcagagcagaaaccaagccatgagctcgaaggaattgtccgtagagctccgagacaggattgtgtcgaggcacagatctggggaagggtacatcAAATGATGcaacattgaagatccccaagaacacagtggcctccattcttaaatggaagaagtttggaaccaccaggactcttcctagagctggctgcccggccaaactgggcaattggagaagggccttggtcagggggagtgaccaagaacccgatggtcactctgacagagctccagagttcctctgtggagaagggagaaccttccagaaggacaaccatcttagatattactgcgctgttggagctagagacaagcatttcactacacccgcaataacatctgctaaacgcatgtatgtgaccaataaaatcttTGTAAAAGGCATataacagcccacttggagtttgccaaaaggcacctaaagactctcagaccatgatgaaaccaagattgaagacTTTGAGCTGAATGCCAAgtatcatgtctggaggaaacctggcaccatcactactGTGAagtgtggtggtggcagcatcatgctgtgtttttttttcagcggcagggactggaagactagacaggatcgaggcaaagctgAACGGCGCGAAGTACAGAGCTAATGAAAAAcctgttccaacaggacaatgaccctaagcacacagccaagacgacgcagcagtggcttcgggacaagtcgtcgaatgtccttgagtggcccagccagagcccggacttgaactctatcaaacatctctggagagacctgaaaatagctgtgtagcaatgctccccatccaacctgacagagcttgagaggatctgcagagaagaattggggGGGGTGTATATATTTCATTAGAACAGACACTCTGGTACACTTCATTTATTTAGTGTTTACATTTTGTTCCAAATAGTCAGAAAAAATATTGTCATTGTCATCACACTACTCCCACAACGTTTGTTCCTATACCCTCCTTTTTCTGGATCTCCAATAGTTTCCACAACTaagtcaaatgtcttccacacatctgactttccgttctgagcaaccagtaaacattctcCAGGTTAGAGTTTATTTTTCACCACCTCCGCATCCAGTTTGCTGTCACGCGTTAGTGTTCGGAGTTTGATATAatcaatttattgatgtgattgatAGGCTATAGatcaggccctattggtcacgtGCATGAGATGCTTACATGtttcacgtaaagagagcaaTGATTGAGGAAATAGgcaatgtttttcctaaacaaatcaGGGATTTCGGTAACCACTTTTGTCAGTGAAACAAGTAAGAAACGAAATAGCTGATATGTTGCAAGCTTCAGCACGGACAGTGCGAAGAAACACTTGCAGTGCTCTGGTGCCTTTTTCGCTGCAGCAGGGAGAAGAGTAAGACAATGTTCACCAGTCACAGGCATTCCCTGTAATTTTGTTTTTAACACAGCATGGCCATCAGGCTCCttcttgagtcatttgtgtcttaattatttagtCAAACAGTGCTTgtgaagcatcagacaagctcagtgcatatagtgGATTTTATTCAAACACAAGGTAAATGAGAGGCAAGGTAGATAATGCTGGATAAAGCTAGATAGAGCTAGATAAATCCAGAATAAGAATAGTTGTTGAACATGGCTAAAGCCATCAGTCTTGCGTGTTTTCATGGTTATCACTCACTCTTAAATTTGTCACGGTCCCGATACCAGCATTAGTTATCCTGCTGCAGAGCTTTTTGATGTCGGGATGCGAGCGCATCACTCTAAGGACATTTGATGGTAAACAGAAAATGGCTCTGTGGTTTGATCCCTGACCACTAGAGTACATGACCACTAGAGGGAACACTGACTCACATTCATTTGACTGCAGTTTACCCGTTGAACAGTCTAAGTCATGATAAAATGGACTGTGTGCATGTCCATCCTCATTCTACAGGACATCCTGTTTCTTTGAGAGACTATTGAGCTGGACCTTGCTGAATCACATTTGCTGCATTATGCACCTTTTATCAAGCCATGTCCGCTTTGCCCCACATCTGTTGCAGCATTCACTTATTGCCACCAACAGTAAATCGCTTCCTACATGCTTATTATGATTCGTTTTATGGAAATGCTGTGAATAATCATCACCGGCTGTTTATTTGTGCTGTTTACAATTTCGATCTCCTTTCACAGCTGAGAATTGATACTTAACACAACCTTTTTTTAAAGATTCTTATTGTCGCACTCTTTGCACAGCTGGCCATATGGTGGCAGTTTCTCTTTCAGACCAAAAAGCTCTTGAAACTGCTTCAAGTCTAGAGaaagagagtggtgtgtgtgcgcatgcatgcTCTGCAGTAGGGGGTACTGGAGTGTATAGACTGGTTGGGTTGCTCAATCCCAGACAGCCTCTCCACCCACCAGTTACTCTGGGGAACAGCCGCCACACTCTGTGTGGGCAGGGGCCCAGCTTTACCACAGGGGAAGGTGATGCAGTCAGCTTTTGACTTCAGTGCTATCCGAGCCCCAGACAGGCATCAATCCAAGGGGTGCTGCTTGGCTGAATAAACTTTCTGCTACCAAATAAACAAAGTCTTATGTCAAAGGTGGGATAGACATGGTGTTGAAGGTGGCTGATTCCAAGTGCTATGAAATGGATATTAGTTATGAATATGGATCACAGGGACTGACGCACCACAGCCAAATGAATGCTAGATTAGTTAACAAGCTCTCACTTTTTCTTCTTCCCTTCAGATGAGAACACTCATGAGtctgaaggagagggagaaagacaacgACTGAGGAGAAAAAGAAGAAAGAGGAAGGGAACAACAGCTCCAGGAGGAGGGACAGTCGCGGGACAGGCTACAGACTCCAACCCTGGGGATCCAACCATGGCTCCGACCCCCAcggagaaggaaggagagcggCTCAGCAAGAACAAGAGGAGGAAGCTAAAGAAGAAACGCCACAAAGAAAAGCTCCTGTCTCTGGGTCTGATGCCCCGCGCTGCAGCTCTGGAGTTCACCTaccagagagaggggaatgggcaggaggatgaggatgaagaGATGAAGCAGAGAAGAGCAGCTGAAGTGATGGACTTCCTAAGGACCACACAGGAGATCTACGTGTCTGATCGTGAGTATCAACCCAGATACGGTCACACACAGCCTAGGCcagagctctccaaccctgttcctggagatctaccctcctgtaggttttcaatccaaccccagttgtaacgaacctgattcagcttatcaaccatcTAATTATTAGAATCCGGTGCGCTAGATTGGGTTGGACtggaaacctacaggacagtagtctCCAGGAATAGGGTTAGTCTGGCTCAGTCTTCCTAAGAGCTggccaaatgtagtgcactatatagggaaagggGGGTTTTGCCCATGCTCTTCAAGTGCTGAAGCATAGTTTATTTTATAGCCTTCATATTGGcagaaaataaataatttgaGGAGCAGTGTGCAGAGCACAACCCAAAAAATGGTCCCAACTTGAGGACCATGGGAGATTTTAAGGTCTGAGGTGTTTAGGTTACTTCCTAATGTACAGGCTCTGTCGTCTGGTCTGGCATAATCCCTCCCTGACTTGCCTCTGGAAGAAATTCTCCTGTCCTTTATTATGTACCTCAGTCTCAACATAGACCTGACGATTGTTAAGGTATTAGACATTTTGCTGCTGTCATATGATTGAATTACCAACATCCTGCTTAGCACATTCCCATTCAGTAATGGATATTTGAAAGGTTGGTGGAGTAATAGCATCTCCTCTTTCCTCACACTCTCCAGGCTCATTGCCTGCAGGCAGGCTCCATGTGTCCTCAGTGGTAGTGGAGGGCCTTCTGACCAGTCTGTCCAATGGAACATTCCCCCCTCCTGTTTTGGCCCAACTCCACAGCCTCAAGTCCCTGGTGCAGCAACAGGACACTGAGAGGCTTGCCAAGGCTCTGCAAGAGCTCCAGAACAGCTCTACCATGTCTCCTAGTGAGTAGTCTTATCTGGTTTTGCCTTAACTATTCTTGTCTGAGCTCACCTGTCcatactagaggttgaccgatttaattagggacgatttcaagttttcataacaatctgtaATTGGCCTTTTTGGATgctgattacattgcaatccacgaggagactgcgtggcaggctgaccacctgttacacgaATGCAGCATCAAaatgaccttgtggctgcaagggagccaaggtaagttgctagctagcattaaacttatcttataaaaaacaatcaatcttcacataaacactagataactacacatggttgatgatattactaggttaactagcttgtcctgcattgcgtataatcaatgcggtgcctgttaatttatcatcgaatcaccgcctacttcaccaaacgggtgatttaacaaaagcgcatttgttgcacaaatgtacctaaccataaacatcaatgcctttcttaaaatcgaTACACAgaagtgtttttttaaatgtattattatttatttttttagctGCTAATTCATGttcaggcaatattaactagggaaattgtcacttcaCTTGCGTTCtgtgcacgcagagtcagggtatatgcagcagtttgggccgcctggctcgttgcgaacggttccgtatttcactgaaagaataaacgttttctTTTCTAAATTATATTTTCCAGatttgaccattttaatgaccaaaggctcgtatttgtgtgttgattataattaagtctatgatttgatagagctgtctgactgagcggtggtaggcagcagcaggcttgtaagtGTTCATTCAAAAGCACTTTActgcagctcttagcaatgcttgatgcacagctctgtttatgacttcaagcttaTTGACTCCCGGGATTAGGCTGGTAATACTAAAGTCCCTAATACTAAAgttcctataagaacatccaatagtcaaaggtatatgaaataccaatggtatagagagaaatagtcgacgcgtcataattcctataataactacaacctaaaatttcttaactgggaatattgaagactcatgttaaggaaccaccagctttcatatgttctgagcaaagaacttaaacgttagctttgttacatggcacatattgcacttctccaacactgtttttgcattatttaaaccaagttgagcatgtttcattatttatttgagactaaatagattttatttatgtattatattaagttaaaataagtgttcattgttcaatcagtattgttgtaattgtcattatataaataaataaaaatcggccaATTTTTATCAGTATCgaccttttttggtcctccaatcggtatcggcgttaaaatcataatcggtcgacctctagtccataCTACCAGTCGCCTAATCATACCTGCCCTCGTCTGGCCATATTAGCATGCCTTACCTATACATGCATGCTCTCCCCTATCCAAACACAAACCAGTTTGACAGTCCCCACTATCTCCTGCCACCGGGTGTTTTACTCAAGAGCTGCCAGGAGAGCAGACTTTGTACAGGTCTGAAAATTGTGAATGAGATGGTCTCGTGTGTGTTTTGGGCCAGTTCAAATCTAACTGATAAGATCAGTGATGACCTGGTTGGCCCCAGTGCAGAGTATACTACTGCAGTGTGTTATACGACTGTCCTGTCCAGGGGATTCAGGGCACGGCTGAGCAGGTGGTCATAGTGATGATCAACTCTGAAGAGGAAAACAAACTCCAGTCCAGACCTGTGATCAGTTCCCATAGTGGACTCtctatagaccagggatcatcaactagattcaggaaGCGGGACGATTTTTCGTAATTTTTTTTCTCGGGTGGCTGGTCGTGGGATCAGAacataatttgtagactgcaaattgactgcatgAAGATATATATTTGACTagaacataataatttcaaaacttgcttacatttgtatatgatcacgtgtttgtgtgtgaatactttggaacagatgtCCAAAATGAAagtcacttggagctgatttcctggtgtttttacagacttATGTCGAACAATAAAAATGTAACACTTGGGTGGTCAAATAATACCACCCGtgggccaccagttggggaaccctactATAGACTCACTATAAACTAAAACCACACAGCTTATTCCTGCTGGTCCCTCCACCTGCTCCTCAGATGTGGACAAGCTTTGTGGATTCCACCAAAACGTAATTAGTCATTAAAGGTCAAATGCTGCCGCTTTCATcttaatatcaaatcatttctgggtaaccaTTATGTACCTTATTGTGATGGTTATGAATTAGTGTCAGAAATAatttcttagcaaagagcagtTCACGCAAGAATTTTacttggactgtctgggagtgatctgagtgggaggggaaatctgaaaactagctgttattggcagagaggtttggaactctttgttattggtctattaactaatttactgcctggtgatgtccccacgcaggccaaaactccatcctacAAAAAAAGACTGAAATTTAAGGTGTTCTCAAACAGCGCTTTCACTAAAAGTgcatttatcataattttcacagtattattccaacctcgt encodes the following:
- the erich1 gene encoding glutamate-rich protein 1 isoform X1, yielding MAHRKEVFQSKVLQRLYPLPPKPEKEPSSSPPEFVLEKSSVKQKAGLEVGTITGDEGIIPSSTQPGRRMYTVVAPPAEYKTGAEGSVTLSQPACINTVEDPADENTHESEGEGERQRLRRKRRKRKGTTAPGGGTVAGQATDSNPGDPTMAPTPTEKEGERLSKNKRRKLKKKRHKEKLLSLGLMPRAAALEFTYQREGNGQEDEDEEMKQRRAAEVMDFLRTTQEIYVSDRSLPAGRLHVSSVVVEGLLTSLSNGTFPPPVLAQLHSLKSLVQQQDTERLAKALQELQNSSTMSPSEATAVVSLFQYWITDILPLQRQKDRPTNNTTFLVEPTNNTA
- the erich1 gene encoding glutamate-rich protein 1 isoform X2 produces the protein MAHRKEVFQSKVLQRLYPLPPKPEKEPSSSPPEFVLEKSSVKQKAGLEVGTITDEGIIPSSTQPGRRMYTVVAPPAEYKTGAEGSVTLSQPACINTVEDPADENTHESEGEGERQRLRRKRRKRKGTTAPGGGTVAGQATDSNPGDPTMAPTPTEKEGERLSKNKRRKLKKKRHKEKLLSLGLMPRAAALEFTYQREGNGQEDEDEEMKQRRAAEVMDFLRTTQEIYVSDRSLPAGRLHVSSVVVEGLLTSLSNGTFPPPVLAQLHSLKSLVQQQDTERLAKALQELQNSSTMSPSEATAVVSLFQYWITDILPLQRQKDRPTNNTTFLVEPTNNTA